TTACATGATTTTTTTTGAGAACTTTGAAAATCTCGTCACGTTTTCCGCTTATATTATTTCCCCAATTATCCCTTCTCCAGTCGCCGGAATGTTTACCGAAACTAATAAGAGGATGATGCATAAATATGATTTTGTACTTTTCGTTTGATGATTCCAACTTTTGCTCAAGCCATGAGGCTTCAGCGGAGCCTGCCTGTGATACAAACCATTTTCGAAAAAGTCTATCCTGTTCATCTCTGCTCCCCAAGTGTCCATCCTGATCAAGGATTATTGTAGAATCAATGAAGATGAGTAAAATATCTTTAAAGCGTTTGGTATAAAATTTGGAATTCGGAAATACTCTATTAAAATTTGCCTCACCATATTCTTTATGATTAGGATAATCGTGATTTCCTGCTGCGGGATAAATAGGAACTCTCTGCAAGACGGGAATTTCAATTCCTGTTTCTCTCAAAAAATATTCCCAATGACTCGCATATGATCCATTTGTCACTATATCGCCCGTATGAGCGATAAAATCTATATTGTTGTTTTCAATCTCAGCGTACAGCTGTGTGAGCACAGCGCGACTCTCATCCCGACCAAATACCGGCGTTCCACGAAAATAATTAATGCTGCCATAAAGATCATTCAGGATCAGCCAGGGAGCATAAATCGGAAATATCAACAGCTTCTGTTTTGACCAGTTATTTTTACTGAACACTAATTTCTCATAAGCTCTGTAAGAAGGGCGATTGTCGCCGTAAACCAGGAATACCGGATTTCGGTCATATACGCTGACATCAAGCTTAGGAAAGTTATTATAAAGCTCCGGAGGAACCGATTCGCTCACATAGCTTCCGCCTGAACAGCCGGATATAAACACCATCAGCAGAGCAAAAATCAACGCAGATAGATTTATTTTACGAAGACTGAGATTTTTCGCGTATTTCAGAAATGCCGAATAAATTATTAATCTCTCTCTATCGCAATAACTTCATATCCGTTTTTTCTCTCTCGATATGCAACATGAATTCTCACCTTTTTCTTTGAAGCTCCGGATGTTTCGCGTGTAGTTTTAATCTCTATTTCGTAATTCGGATGCTTAGCATTTGCTCTCACGGATTTTTCCAACAGAAAATCTGATGCATCCACAAGGTTAATTACTCTTTCGGACTTATCTTGCTCATTTTTTACTCTCACAGTATATCGATTATTCCGTTTCTCCGCAACACCCGCTTTTAAAGCCATATCAGTAAATGTAAATATGAAATTGTTTGAACTGTCTTTCGATACTTTAAACTCGTCAAGAGGATTTATTTTACTGAACCAGTAGGATACTACCTTATCTCTTCGTTCGATCAAAATCCTTGTGAGATAGGCTGCAGCTTCAGGATCAGAAATTTCTCCGGTTTTAACTATTGCTTCTATATCTTCGTCAGAAAAATTCATAACGATTTTTGCGCCCCAATACGCATCACGATAAGTCATATTTTCACTGGCAGGATTGGGATACATTCCCACCCAGGATTTCGGATCGAATACTTCCGATTCTATCATTCCTATTGACGTATAGTTAAGGGAATCAAGACTATCCCAGGGCTCTTCGTACATTCCGAGCATCAGAAATGCTTTGGCAACGTTTTCAAAATCGAAATCATATTCATTTCCATTGCGTGGAGAATGCGGATGATCCCAACCGCTACCCAATGTTGATCCCATATCTATAAGATAATGCTTTATATACTTTCTGTTCTTTTCATCCGTGATATACATATCGAGCGTATTTGCCATTCTCCTATCAGTGTCCCCCAACCAGGAACTCAAGACACGCAATCCCCTTAATTCTCTTCTATGTTCGTGATCGACACTATCATTTGGGTCATCTGCTCTTCTTCCATGAAATTGGAAAGGTCCGATAGGAGAGCCGGTTAACCATTTACTGGCAACTGATCGAATTTTTCCTTCACTGTTTCTCCTTTGTGAAGAAAGCATTTTTTCTATATCCTCCATCGTCATTTTACGCTCTCTTTTATCCGCAGTAGGCACAACTGCTTCCGGTCCGATTTTTAATTGAGAATATTTAAAGTAAAATATATGGTTTTCAGGGACATTGTAGCCCGCGGAGTGAAAAAATTTAGTACTTATAACTTCTGCCGAAGTGGACATCTCATAGAATCCGGGTCCATCAAATTTTAAAAAATATTTATCGCCCTTT
Above is a window of Candidatus Neomarinimicrobiota bacterium DNA encoding:
- a CDS encoding metallophosphoesterase, which codes for MSESVPPELYNNFPKLDVSVYDRNPVFLVYGDNRPSYRAYEKLVFSKNNWSKQKLLIFPIYAPWLILNDLYGSINYFRGTPVFGRDESRAVLTQLYAEIENNNIDFIAHTGDIVTNGSYASHWEYFLRETGIEIPVLQRVPIYPAAGNHDYPNHKEYGEANFNRVFPNSKFYTKRFKDILLIFIDSTIILDQDGHLGSRDEQDRLFRKWFVSQAGSAEASWLEQKLESSNEKYKIIFMHHPLISFGKHSGDWRRDNWGNNISGKRDEIFKVLKKNHVNAIFAGHEHYYEHNLLSYEEEEISYQMHIVITGGGGTPVRPLTSNESVMEKIKIEQNMGYNVQMLKREEAYNYCVVTVTENGIEVIVKSVNGRNADSTGIIEQFKIF